One part of the Solanum dulcamara chromosome 8, daSolDulc1.2, whole genome shotgun sequence genome encodes these proteins:
- the LOC129900664 gene encoding uncharacterized protein LOC129900664 encodes MAPYEALYGRKCRSPIGWFDVGKVKLIGPDMIQQAVDKVKLIRERLLAAQSRQKSYADNRRRPLEFQVSDWVFLKVSPMKGVMRFGKKGKLSPRYIGPYQVTHRIGKVAYELDLPSDLEAVHPFFHVSMLRKCIGDPSKVFPMDDIQVTEELSYEENPIAILDRQVRRLRTKDVASVKVLWQNNNREEMTWEAEEEMKDKYPHLFSTPTGTNTHFGEPPT; translated from the coding sequence atggcaccgtatgaggctttatatggcaggaagtgcaggtcacctattggttggtttgatgttggtaaGGTTAAGTTAATCGGACCTGATATGATTCAACAAGCTGTTGATAAGGTCAAGCTTATTCGAGAaaggttattagcagcccagagtcgacagaaatcatatgcagataatcgacgtcgacccttagagtttcaggttagtgattgggtgtttttgaaggtgtcacccatgaagggggtaatgagattcggtaagaaaggaaagcttagcccgcgctacattggcccttatcaggttactcatagaataggcaaggttgcatatgagttggacctaccatctgatttggaagcagtgcaccctttttttcatgtgtcgatgcttcgcaaatgcattggtgatccttctaaagtattTCCCATGGATGATATCCAGGTGACGGAGGAGCTTTCTtatgaggaaaaccctatagctatacttgatcgccaagtcagaaggttacgtactaaggatgtggcttccgtcaaagtattatggcaaaataacaatagagaagagatgacctgggaagccgaggaagagatgaaggataagtatcctcacttgttttctacgcctacag